AGGCGGTCGGGGCGGATCGCGGGAACTGTGCGACCAGGTCGGCGTCGGAGACACGCTAGGAATATCCGCGCCCCGGAACAATTTCGCGCTCGAAAGCGGAAAAGCTCGGTATCTGCTGATCGCGGGCGGGATTGGACTGACACCATTGTTCGCGATGGCCGAGACGCTGCATGAGCGGCAAGCCGACTTCGAGCTGCACATTTGCGCGACGTCGCCGGCCAACGTGGCGTTTCTTCCCGAAATTGAGGTAGCACCGTGGGTGCAACGCGTGCATCTTCATTACAGTGCGGGTGACCCTCCCTCGCCGCTCGACATTCGCGCGTTGCTGTGCGCGTCACATTCCGACACCCAGATCTATGTCTGCGGACCGAAGCGAATGCTCGCGGCCGTCGACGAGGCGACACGCGGGTGGCCGCCCGGGCGGGTGCGTACCGAGCACTTCGCTGCGACGGCAACTGTCGCAGGGGACGACGAGAACGGCTGCTTCGAGGTTTTGGCGGCGCGGAGCGGAAAACGCTTCACGGTTGAGGCCGGCGTGTCGTTGCTTGACGCGCTGCTGGCGAATGACATCGCCGTTGAAAGCTCATGCCGCGAAGGCACGTGCGGATCGTGCGTGACGCCGGTGATCGCCGGGGAACTCGTTCATCGGGATTCATG
The nucleotide sequence above comes from Roseomonas aeriglobus. Encoded proteins:
- a CDS encoding oxidoreductase, with product MTRPSIPARVVSKERVATEIWSFRFEVAADAFVAAEAGSHVDVELPSGLIRQYSLVHVPHGSIYQIAVLREEGGRGGSRELCDQVGVGDTLGISAPRNNFALESGKARYLLIAGGIGLTPLFAMAETLHERQADFELHICATSPANVAFLPEIEVAPWVQRVHLHYSAGDPPSPLDIRALLCASHSDTQIYVCGPKRMLAAVDEATRGWPPGRVRTEHFAATATVAGDDENGCFEVLAARSGKRFTVEAGVSLLDALLANDIAVESSCREGTCGSCVTPVIAGELVHRDSCLYEDERVTGKTMAVCVSRAKPGTDLVLDI